Proteins from a single region of Streptomyces sp. TN58:
- the afsQ1 gene encoding two-component system response regulator AfsQ1 yields MPFLLLIEDDDAIRTALELSLSRQGHRVATAATGEDGLQLLREQRPDLIVLDVMLPGIDGFEVCRRIRRTDQLPIILLTARSDDIDVVVGLESGADDYVVKPVQGRVLDARIRAVLRRGERESSDSASFGSLVIDRAAMTVTKNGEDLQLTPTELRLLLELSRRPGQALSRQQLLRLVWEHDYLGDSRLVDACVQRLRAKVEDVPSSPTLIRTVRGVGYRLDSPQ; encoded by the coding sequence GTGCCTTTCCTGTTGCTGATCGAGGACGACGACGCCATCCGCACGGCCCTCGAACTCTCCCTGTCACGCCAGGGCCACCGTGTGGCCACCGCGGCGACGGGCGAGGACGGCCTCCAGCTGCTCCGCGAGCAGCGGCCGGATCTGATCGTGCTGGACGTGATGCTGCCCGGGATCGACGGTTTCGAGGTGTGCCGGCGGATCCGCCGCACCGACCAACTGCCGATCATCCTGCTCACCGCGCGCAGCGACGACATCGACGTGGTCGTCGGCCTGGAGTCCGGCGCCGACGACTACGTGGTCAAGCCCGTCCAGGGGCGCGTCCTCGACGCCCGCATCCGGGCCGTGCTGCGCCGCGGCGAACGCGAGTCGAGCGACTCGGCGAGCTTCGGCTCCCTCGTCATCGACCGGGCCGCCATGACGGTGACGAAGAACGGCGAGGACCTCCAGCTCACGCCGACCGAGCTGCGACTCCTCCTCGAACTGAGCCGCCGGCCCGGCCAGGCGCTCTCCCGCCAGCAGCTGCTTCGCCTGGTCTGGGAGCACGACTACCTCGGCGACTCGCGGCTCGTCGACGCCTGCGTCCAGCGGCTGCGCGCCAAGGTCGAGGACGTGCCCTCCTCGCCCACCCTGATCCGTACGGTTCGGGGCGTCGGCTACCGCCTGGACTCCCCGCAGTGA
- a CDS encoding ATP-binding protein: protein MRPAAARQGRGRALLAHPDPYGSGRRLPPGLPAVIRSLLAGRRWTSLRLRLLVVFALVALTAAVSASGIAYWLNREAVLTRVQEAALGDFRQEMQNRAAALPADPTPEELQRTAELMAGSSPGYSVLLVQEGKDNRQMYGAAGPDSFRLSDVPKSLQHAVNDRQKTTAANDAEYHVYWQRTKPRGNPYLVGGTRIVGGGPTGYMYKSLAQERDDLNALAWSLTIATGLALLGSALLAQAAARTVLKPVQRLGDAARRLGEGELDHRLEVSGTDELADLSHTFNKTAEALEKKVADMSAREEASRRFVADMSHELRTPLTALTAVAEVLEEEVEDLDPMIAPAVGLVVSETRRLNILVENLMEVTRFDAGTAKLVLDDVNVADQVTACIDARAWLDAVELDAARDITVRLDPRRLDVILANLIGNALKHGGSPVRVSVTVEEDWLMIAVQDNGPGIPEEVLPHVFDRFYKASASRPKSDGSGLGLSIAVENAHIHGGDITAANVPGGGALFTLRLPVDVGKAISGDLDA, encoded by the coding sequence CTGCGTCCAGCGGCTGCGCGCCAAGGTCGAGGACGTGCCCTCCTCGCCCACCCTGATCCGTACGGTTCGGGGCGTCGGCTACCGCCTGGACTCCCCGCAGTGATCCGGTCGTTGCTCGCGGGCCGGCGCTGGACCAGCCTGCGGCTGCGGCTCCTCGTGGTGTTCGCACTGGTCGCGCTGACGGCCGCCGTGTCCGCGTCCGGAATCGCCTACTGGCTCAACCGCGAGGCCGTCCTCACCCGCGTCCAGGAGGCCGCCCTCGGCGACTTCCGGCAGGAGATGCAGAACCGCGCCGCCGCGCTGCCCGCCGACCCCACGCCCGAGGAACTGCAGCGCACCGCCGAGCTGATGGCGGGCAGCAGCCCCGGCTACAGCGTGCTGCTCGTCCAGGAGGGCAAGGACAACCGCCAGATGTACGGCGCGGCCGGGCCCGACAGCTTCCGGCTCTCGGACGTACCCAAGTCCCTGCAGCACGCGGTGAACGACCGCCAGAAGACGACCGCGGCCAACGACGCCGAATACCACGTGTACTGGCAGCGGACGAAGCCGCGCGGCAACCCCTACCTGGTCGGCGGCACACGGATCGTGGGCGGCGGGCCGACCGGCTACATGTACAAGTCCCTCGCCCAGGAGCGGGACGACCTCAACGCGCTCGCCTGGTCGTTGACCATCGCCACCGGCCTCGCGCTGCTCGGCTCCGCGCTGCTCGCGCAGGCCGCGGCCCGTACCGTACTCAAGCCCGTACAGCGGCTCGGGGACGCGGCGCGGCGGCTCGGCGAGGGCGAACTGGACCACCGGCTTGAGGTGTCGGGCACGGACGAACTCGCCGACCTGTCGCACACCTTCAACAAGACGGCCGAGGCGCTGGAGAAGAAGGTCGCCGACATGAGCGCGCGGGAGGAGGCCAGCCGGCGCTTCGTCGCGGACATGTCGCACGAGCTGCGCACCCCGCTGACGGCGCTGACGGCGGTCGCCGAGGTGCTGGAGGAGGAGGTCGAAGACCTCGATCCGATGATCGCACCGGCGGTGGGCCTGGTGGTCAGCGAGACCCGCCGGCTGAACATCCTGGTCGAGAACCTGATGGAGGTCACCCGCTTCGACGCGGGCACGGCCAAGCTGGTCCTGGACGACGTCAACGTCGCCGACCAGGTCACGGCCTGCATCGACGCCAGGGCCTGGCTCGACGCGGTCGAACTCGACGCCGCGCGGGACATCACGGTGCGGCTCGACCCGCGCCGCCTCGACGTCATCCTGGCCAACCTGATCGGCAACGCGCTCAAGCACGGCGGCTCGCCGGTGCGGGTGTCGGTGACCGTGGAGGAGGACTGGCTGATGATCGCGGTCCAGGACAACGGTCCGGGCATCCCAGAGGAGGTCCTGCCGCACGTCTTCGACCGCTTCTACAAGGCGAGCGCGTCGCGGCCGAAGTCGGACGGGAGCGGGCTCGGTCTGTCGATCGCCGTGGAGAACGCGCACATCCACGGCGGCGACATCACCGCGGCCAACGTGCCGGGCGGCGGGGCGCTGTTCACCCTGCGGCTGCCGGTGGACGTGGGAAAGGCGATCAGTGGTGACCTGGATGCGTAG
- a CDS encoding phospho-sugar mutase: protein MQVQDDLITRAQAWLAEDPDPETAAELAALVEAGDTAELADRFSGTLQFGTAGLRGEIGAGPMRMNRSVVIRAAAGLAAYLKAQGHAGGLVVVGYDARYKSADFARDTAAVMTGAGLRAAVLPRPLPTPVLAYAIRHLGAVAGVEVTASHNPPRDNGYKVYLGDGSQIVSPADAEIAAEIARVGTLASVPRPESGWEDLGDEVLEAYLARTDAVLTPGSPRGVRTVYTAMHGVGKDVVMAAFARHGFPEPVLVTEQAEPDPAFPTVAFPNPEEPGAMDLAFARAAEVQPDIVLANDPDADRCAVAVPTADGWRMLRGDEVGALLAAHLVHKGAQGVFAESIVSSSLLGRIAEAAGVGYEETLTGFKWIARVDGLRYGYEEALGYCVDPEGVRDKDGITAALLVAELASELKEQGRTLTDLLDDLAMAHGLHATDQLSVRVSDLSVIANAMARLRAEPPVSLAGLRVVSAEDLNQGTDRLPPTDGLRYYLEGEYKARVICRPSGTEPKLKCYLEVVVPVAEASGLAAARVTGQEVLDAIKKDLAAAMGL from the coding sequence GTGCAGGTACAGGACGACCTGATCACCCGGGCGCAGGCCTGGCTGGCGGAGGACCCCGACCCGGAGACGGCGGCCGAGCTCGCGGCGCTCGTCGAGGCGGGCGACACGGCGGAACTGGCCGACCGGTTCTCCGGCACGCTCCAGTTCGGCACGGCCGGACTGCGCGGTGAGATCGGCGCGGGCCCGATGCGGATGAACCGCAGCGTGGTCATCCGGGCCGCGGCGGGCCTCGCGGCCTACCTGAAGGCCCAGGGCCACGCCGGCGGCCTGGTCGTCGTCGGCTACGACGCCCGCTACAAGTCGGCGGACTTCGCCCGCGACACCGCGGCCGTCATGACCGGCGCAGGCCTGCGCGCGGCCGTCCTGCCCCGCCCGCTGCCCACGCCCGTCCTCGCGTACGCCATAAGGCACCTGGGTGCCGTCGCCGGCGTCGAGGTGACCGCGAGCCACAACCCGCCGCGGGACAACGGCTACAAGGTCTACCTCGGCGACGGCTCGCAGATCGTCTCCCCGGCGGACGCGGAGATCGCCGCGGAGATCGCCCGCGTCGGCACGCTCGCCTCGGTCCCCCGCCCGGAGTCAGGCTGGGAGGACCTCGGCGACGAGGTCCTGGAGGCCTACCTGGCCCGTACGGACGCCGTCCTTACCCCCGGTTCCCCCCGGGGCGTGCGGACCGTCTACACGGCCATGCACGGTGTCGGCAAGGACGTGGTCATGGCGGCCTTCGCCCGGCACGGCTTCCCGGAGCCGGTCCTGGTCACCGAGCAGGCCGAACCGGACCCGGCCTTCCCGACGGTGGCGTTCCCCAACCCGGAGGAGCCGGGTGCGATGGACCTGGCCTTCGCCAGGGCCGCCGAGGTCCAGCCGGACATCGTGCTCGCGAACGACCCCGACGCCGACCGCTGCGCGGTGGCCGTCCCCACCGCGGACGGCTGGCGGATGCTGCGCGGCGACGAGGTCGGCGCGCTGCTCGCGGCGCACCTGGTGCACAAGGGCGCGCAGGGCGTCTTCGCCGAGTCGATCGTCTCGTCCAGCCTGCTCGGCCGGATCGCGGAGGCGGCCGGCGTCGGCTACGAGGAGACCCTGACGGGCTTCAAGTGGATCGCCCGCGTCGACGGCCTGCGCTACGGCTACGAGGAGGCCCTCGGCTACTGCGTGGACCCGGAGGGCGTCCGCGACAAGGACGGCATCACCGCCGCCCTGCTGGTGGCGGAGCTGGCCTCGGAGCTCAAGGAGCAGGGCCGCACCCTGACCGACCTGCTGGACGACCTGGCGATGGCCCACGGCCTGCACGCCACCGACCAGCTGTCGGTCCGCGTGTCGGACCTGTCGGTCATCGCGAACGCGATGGCGCGGCTGCGCGCCGAGCCGCCGGTGTCGCTGGCGGGCCTGCGCGTGGTGTCGGCGGAGGACCTGAACCAGGGCACGGACAGGCTCCCGCCCACCGACGGCCTGCGCTACTACCTTGAGGGCGAGTACAAGGCCCGGGTGATCTGCCGACCGTCGGGCACGGAGCCCAAGCTGAAGTGCTATCTGGAGGTCGTGGTCCCGGTGGCCGAGGCCTCCGGCCTCGCGGCCGCCCGCGTGACCGGCCAGGAAGTCCTGGACGCGATCAAGAAGGACCTCGCGGCGGCGATGGGCCTCTGA
- a CDS encoding purine-nucleoside phosphorylase: MNASVTDPTAAADAAAARLRELTGAETHDVALVMGSGWAPAAEALGAPEAEFLVTELPGFPPAAVEGHGGKVRSYKIGDKRALVFLGRTHYYEGRGVAAVAHGVRTAVAAGCKTVVLTNGCGGLREGMQPGQPVLISDHINMTATSPIIGANFVDLTNLYSPGLRALCKEIDPSLEEGVYVQFPGPHYETPAEINMIRVMGADLVGMSTVLEAIAAREAGAEVLGISLVTNLAAGISGEPLNHEEVLQAGRDSAARMGKLLTQVLARI; the protein is encoded by the coding sequence GTGAACGCATCTGTTACCGATCCCACCGCCGCCGCCGACGCCGCAGCCGCCCGCCTGCGGGAGCTGACCGGCGCCGAGACCCACGATGTCGCCCTCGTCATGGGCTCCGGCTGGGCCCCGGCCGCCGAGGCCCTGGGCGCCCCCGAGGCCGAGTTCCTCGTCACCGAGCTGCCCGGGTTCCCGCCGGCCGCCGTCGAAGGACACGGCGGCAAGGTCCGCTCGTACAAGATCGGCGACAAGCGTGCGCTGGTCTTCCTCGGCCGCACCCACTACTACGAGGGCCGCGGCGTCGCCGCCGTCGCCCACGGTGTCCGCACCGCCGTCGCCGCGGGCTGCAAGACCGTCGTGCTGACCAACGGCTGCGGCGGCCTGCGTGAGGGCATGCAGCCCGGCCAGCCGGTCCTCATCAGCGACCACATCAACATGACGGCCACCTCGCCGATCATCGGCGCGAACTTCGTGGACCTGACGAACCTGTACTCGCCCGGCCTGCGCGCGCTGTGCAAGGAGATCGACCCCTCCCTGGAGGAGGGCGTCTACGTGCAGTTCCCCGGCCCGCACTACGAGACCCCGGCCGAGATCAACATGATCCGCGTGATGGGCGCCGACCTCGTCGGCATGTCCACCGTGCTGGAGGCCATCGCCGCCCGTGAGGCCGGCGCCGAGGTGCTCGGCATCTCCCTGGTCACGAACCTGGCGGCGGGCATCTCCGGCGAGCCGCTGAACCACGAAGAGGTCCTGCAGGCCGGCCGTGACTCGGCCGCGCGCATGGGCAAGCTGCTGACCCAGGTGCTCGCCCGCATCTGA
- a CDS encoding gamma-glutamylcyclotransferase, with protein sequence MSLYAAYAGNLDPRLMTRRAPHSPLRGTGWINDWRLTFGGEQMGWEGSLATIVEAPRHQVFVALYDIAPLDEDSMDRWEGVGLDIYRRMRIRVHTLDGDEAAWCYVLNGYEGGLPSARYLGEIADAAESAGAPHDYVMELRKRPC encoded by the coding sequence ATGTCGCTCTACGCCGCGTACGCCGGCAACCTCGACCCGCGGCTGATGACGCGCCGCGCTCCCCATTCGCCGCTGCGCGGCACGGGCTGGATCAACGACTGGCGGCTGACCTTCGGCGGCGAGCAGATGGGGTGGGAGGGCTCCCTCGCCACGATCGTCGAGGCCCCGCGCCACCAGGTCTTCGTCGCCCTGTACGACATCGCCCCGCTGGACGAGGACTCGATGGACCGCTGGGAGGGCGTCGGGCTCGACATCTACCGGCGCATGCGGATCCGGGTGCACACGCTGGACGGCGACGAGGCCGCCTGGTGCTACGTGCTCAACGGCTACGAGGGCGGCCTGCCCTCGGCGCGCTACCTGGGCGAGATCGCCGACGCGGCCGAGTCCGCCGGCGCCCCGCACGACTACGTGATGGAGCTGCGCAAGCGCCCCTGCTGA
- a CDS encoding NAD(P)H-quinone dehydrogenase, giving the protein MTRIVIIGGGPGGYEAALVGAQLGAEVTVVDCDGLGGASVLTDCVPSKTLIATAEVMTTFDSSYEELGIIVADDTPHLEQAARVVGVDLGKVNRRVKRLALAQSHDITASVTRAGAKVMRGRGKLGGPQGIDGTRDVIVTAADGTETILTADAVLIATGGTPREIPDAQPDGERILNWTQVYDLEELPEELIVVGSGVTGAEFAGAYQALGSRVTLVSSRDRVLPGEDPDAAAVLEDVFRRRGMNVVGRSRAESAKRVGDRVEVTLSDGRVLTGSHCLMAVGAIPNTQNMNLEESGVRLKDSGHIWTDKVSRTSAPGVYAAGDVTGVFALASVAAMQGRIAMYHFLGDAVAPLNLKTVSSNVFTDPEIATVGYTQADVDAGKIHARVVKLPLLRNPRAKMQGIRDGFVKMFCRPGTGIVVGGVVVSPRASELIHPISIAVDNNLTVEQIAKAFTVYPSLSGSIAEVARQLHTRKADGEA; this is encoded by the coding sequence GTGACCCGGATCGTGATCATCGGCGGCGGACCCGGCGGGTATGAGGCGGCGCTGGTCGGCGCCCAGCTCGGTGCGGAGGTGACCGTCGTGGACTGCGACGGCCTGGGCGGGGCCTCCGTCCTCACCGACTGCGTACCTTCCAAGACCCTGATCGCGACCGCAGAGGTGATGACCACCTTCGACTCCTCCTACGAGGAGCTGGGGATCATCGTCGCGGACGACACCCCGCACCTGGAGCAGGCGGCGCGCGTCGTGGGCGTGGACCTCGGCAAGGTGAACCGGCGCGTCAAGCGCCTCGCGCTCGCCCAGTCGCACGACATCACCGCCTCCGTCACCCGGGCCGGCGCCAAGGTCATGCGGGGCCGCGGCAAGCTGGGCGGCCCGCAGGGCATCGACGGCACCCGGGACGTCATCGTCACCGCCGCCGACGGGACCGAGACGATCCTGACGGCCGACGCCGTCCTCATCGCCACCGGCGGCACCCCGCGCGAGATCCCCGACGCCCAGCCCGACGGCGAGCGCATCCTGAACTGGACCCAGGTCTACGACCTGGAGGAGCTCCCCGAGGAGCTCATCGTGGTCGGCTCGGGTGTGACCGGCGCCGAGTTCGCCGGCGCGTACCAGGCCCTCGGCTCCCGGGTGACCCTGGTGTCCTCCCGCGACCGCGTGCTGCCGGGCGAGGACCCCGACGCGGCCGCCGTCCTGGAGGACGTCTTCCGGCGCCGCGGCATGAACGTCGTCGGACGCTCGCGCGCCGAGTCCGCCAAGCGGGTCGGCGACCGGGTCGAGGTCACCCTCTCCGACGGCCGGGTGCTGACCGGCAGCCACTGCCTGATGGCGGTCGGCGCGATCCCGAACACGCAGAACATGAACCTGGAGGAGTCCGGCGTCCGGCTCAAGGACTCCGGGCACATCTGGACCGACAAGGTCTCCCGCACCTCCGCGCCGGGCGTGTACGCCGCCGGCGACGTCACGGGCGTCTTCGCGCTCGCGTCCGTCGCGGCCATGCAGGGGCGCATCGCGATGTACCACTTCCTCGGCGACGCGGTGGCCCCGCTGAACCTGAAGACGGTCTCCTCGAACGTCTTCACCGACCCCGAGATCGCCACCGTCGGCTACACCCAGGCGGACGTGGACGCGGGCAAGATCCACGCCCGTGTCGTGAAGCTCCCCCTGCTGCGCAACCCGCGGGCCAAGATGCAGGGCATCCGGGACGGCTTCGTGAAGATGTTCTGCCGCCCCGGCACGGGCATCGTGGTGGGCGGCGTGGTCGTCTCGCCGCGCGCGAGCGAGCTCATCCACCCGATCTCGATCGCCGTCGACAACAATCTGACGGTCGAGCAGATCGCAAAGGCGTTCACCGTGTACCCCTCGCTGTCGGGATCGATCGCCGAGGTGGCCCGCCAGCTGCACACGCGGAAGGCCGACGGAGAGGCGTAA
- a CDS encoding DeoR/GlpR family DNA-binding transcription regulator, which yields MFAAERRQLILEMVRANGAVSLRELARVVQTSEVTVRRDVRALEAEGLLDRRHGGAVLPGGFTRESGFPQKSHLATAEKTAIADVAAGLVEEGEAVVVGAGTTTQELARRLARVPGLTVVTNSLLVAQALAHANRVEVVMTGGTLRGSNYALVGSGAEQSLQGLRVSRAFLSGSGLTAERGLSTSNMLSASVDRALVQAAAEVVVLADHTKLGTDTMFQTVPTDVMTRLVTDEPPPHDDRAATELQALADQGVQITVAGGPVASGGVDGMGARRPRRDSPLPVQRRGGPTAQLRSASPLPDPVERERERARVADMRRR from the coding sequence GTGTTCGCTGCAGAACGTCGCCAATTGATCCTCGAAATGGTGCGGGCCAACGGAGCGGTGTCGCTCCGGGAGCTCGCCCGCGTCGTCCAGACCTCCGAAGTGACCGTACGGCGGGACGTGCGGGCACTGGAGGCCGAAGGACTCCTCGACCGCCGACACGGCGGTGCGGTCTTGCCGGGCGGTTTCACGCGGGAGTCCGGCTTTCCGCAAAAGTCCCATCTCGCGACGGCGGAGAAGACCGCCATTGCCGATGTCGCGGCCGGCCTCGTCGAAGAGGGCGAGGCCGTCGTGGTCGGCGCGGGCACCACGACGCAGGAGCTGGCCCGCCGGCTCGCCCGGGTGCCCGGCCTGACCGTGGTGACCAACTCCCTCCTGGTCGCCCAGGCGTTGGCGCACGCCAACCGGGTCGAAGTCGTCATGACGGGCGGCACCCTGCGCGGCTCCAACTACGCCCTCGTGGGCAGCGGCGCCGAGCAGTCCCTCCAGGGGCTGCGAGTGTCCCGGGCCTTCCTGTCGGGCAGCGGCCTGACGGCGGAGCGCGGCCTGTCCACGTCCAACATGCTCAGCGCGAGCGTGGACCGGGCCCTCGTCCAGGCCGCGGCGGAGGTGGTGGTCCTGGCGGACCACACGAAGCTCGGTACGGACACCATGTTCCAGACGGTGCCGACGGATGTGATGACCCGCCTGGTCACGGACGAGCCCCCGCCGCACGACGACCGCGCCGCCACCGAGCTCCAGGCGCTGGCCGACCAGGGCGTCCAGATCACCGTGGCGGGCGGCCCCGTGGCCTCCGGCGGCGTGGACGGCATGGGCGCCCGCCGCCCCCGCCGCGACTCCCCCCTCCCGGTCCAGCGCCGCGGCGGCCCGACGGCCCAGCTCCGCAGCGCGTCCCCCCTCCCGGACCCGGTCGAACGGGAACGGGAGCGAGCGAGGGTGGCGGACATGCGGCGGCGCTAG
- a CDS encoding acetyl/propionyl/methylcrotonyl-CoA carboxylase subunit alpha produces MRKVLIANRGEIAVRVARACRDAGIASVAVYADPDRDALHVRAADEAFALGGDTPAASYLDISKVLQAAADSGADAIHPGYGFLSENADFAQAVIDAGLTWIGPPPQAIRDLGDKVAARHIAQRAGAPLVAGTPDPVSGAEEVVAFAKEHGLPIAIKAAFGGGGRGLKVARTLEEVPELYDSAVREAVAAFGRGECFVERYLDKPRHVETQCLADSHGNVVVVSTRDCSLQRRHQKLVEEAPAPFLTDAQNAELYAASKAILKEAGYVGAGTVEFLVSADGLISFLEVNTRLQVEHPVTEEVAGIDLVREMFRIADGEELGYGDPVLRGHSIEFRINGEDPGRGFLPAPGTVTKFVAPTGPGVRLDAGVESGSVIGPAWDSLLAKLIVTGATREQALQRAARALAEFEVEGMATAIPFHRAVVADPAFAPTDGSPFTVYTRWIETEFVNEIPAFTAPAAEDTEDEPGRETVVVEVGGKRLEVSLPSSLGMTLARTAAAGGAKPKRRAAKKSGPAASGDTLASPMQGTIVKVAVEEGQQVTEGELIVVLEAMKMEQPLNAHRSGTVVGLTAEVGASVTSGATICEIKD; encoded by the coding sequence GTGCGCAAGGTGCTCATCGCCAACCGTGGCGAAATCGCTGTCCGCGTTGCTCGGGCCTGCCGGGACGCCGGGATCGCGAGCGTAGCCGTCTACGCCGATCCGGACCGGGACGCCCTGCACGTCCGCGCGGCAGACGAAGCTTTCGCGTTGGGCGGTGACACCCCGGCCGCGAGCTACCTGGACATCTCCAAGGTCCTCCAGGCCGCCGCCGACTCGGGTGCGGACGCCATCCACCCCGGATACGGCTTCCTGTCCGAGAACGCCGACTTCGCCCAGGCCGTGATCGACGCGGGTCTGACCTGGATCGGCCCGCCGCCGCAGGCCATCCGCGACCTCGGCGACAAGGTGGCCGCCCGTCACATCGCCCAGCGCGCCGGCGCGCCGCTCGTCGCCGGCACCCCGGACCCGGTCTCCGGGGCCGAGGAGGTCGTCGCCTTCGCCAAGGAGCACGGCCTCCCGATCGCCATCAAGGCCGCCTTCGGCGGTGGCGGCCGCGGCCTGAAGGTCGCCCGCACCCTCGAAGAGGTGCCCGAGCTCTACGACTCCGCCGTCCGCGAGGCCGTCGCCGCCTTCGGCCGCGGCGAGTGCTTCGTCGAGCGCTACCTCGACAAGCCGCGCCACGTCGAGACCCAGTGCCTGGCCGACTCGCACGGCAACGTCGTCGTCGTCTCGACCCGTGACTGCTCCCTCCAGCGCCGCCACCAGAAGCTGGTCGAGGAAGCCCCCGCGCCGTTCCTGACCGACGCTCAGAACGCGGAGCTGTACGCCGCGTCCAAGGCCATCCTGAAGGAGGCCGGCTACGTCGGCGCCGGCACGGTGGAGTTCCTCGTCTCCGCCGACGGCCTGATCTCCTTCCTGGAGGTCAACACCCGCCTCCAGGTCGAGCACCCGGTCACCGAAGAGGTCGCCGGCATCGACCTGGTGCGCGAGATGTTCCGCATCGCCGACGGCGAGGAGCTCGGCTACGGCGACCCGGTCCTGCGCGGCCACTCCATCGAGTTCCGCATCAACGGCGAGGACCCGGGCCGCGGCTTCCTCCCGGCGCCCGGCACCGTGACGAAGTTCGTCGCGCCGACCGGCCCGGGCGTGCGCCTCGACGCCGGTGTCGAGTCCGGCTCCGTCATCGGCCCGGCCTGGGACTCCCTCCTCGCCAAGCTGATCGTCACCGGCGCCACCCGCGAGCAGGCGCTCCAGCGCGCCGCCCGCGCCCTCGCCGAGTTCGAGGTCGAGGGCATGGCCACCGCCATCCCCTTCCACCGTGCGGTCGTCGCCGACCCGGCGTTCGCCCCCACCGACGGCAGCCCCTTCACCGTCTACACCCGCTGGATCGAGACCGAGTTCGTCAACGAGATCCCGGCGTTCACGGCTCCGGCCGCGGAGGACACCGAGGACGAGCCGGGCCGCGAGACGGTCGTGGTCGAGGTCGGCGGCAAGCGCCTGGAAGTCTCGCTGCCGTCCTCCCTCGGCATGACCCTGGCCCGCACGGCCGCCGCGGGCGGTGCCAAGCCCAAGCGCCGCGCGGCCAAGAAGTCCGGCCCGGCGGCCTCCGGCGACACCCTCGCCTCCCCGATGCAGGGCACGATCGTCAAGGTCGCCGTCGAGGAGGGCCAGCAGGTGACCGAGGGCGAACTGATCGTCGTACTGGAAGCGATGAAGATGGAGCAGCCGCTCAACGCGCACCGCTCCGGCACCGTCGTCGGCCTCACCGCCGAAGTCGGCGCCTCCGTCACCTCGGGCGCCACGATCTGCGAGATCAAGGACTGA
- a CDS encoding helix-turn-helix transcriptional regulator: MTIEQPAFGKRVRESRRIQGLSQGDLAGEGVSASYVSLVESGHRIPSLKAAKVIAGRLGVTLEELCEPEARDRQRTHRLQLVGLLVAARSSQLAGDWAEARSQLDTVVRQAGDGGFDEVRWEARWELATVLDRLGADAEREAVLLELLNDPITTAAQLMRARAAIELADLHRRTGRLSDAVTFAEEASGAAAGLDAGRPEHVRAQVVLLTAYVESGEWHRAKGLGDALLTEVPSITAEPLRACALWAAAGARHLGGGSEAVGLLAEAEELLGGADDVRLRIRLDRARALLALATGDASAQALLERARRVQALDSAPPAATWLAALEALAVVRSGDASPDEAAAAADALDPSALGPVDRARCTVIRARARRAAGQEEAAAEDFRSAAADYEKAGAVRLAMETWRELSAPGHVTGLDPHAVLMP, from the coding sequence TTGACGATCGAGCAGCCAGCATTCGGGAAACGCGTCCGGGAAAGCCGTCGCATCCAGGGCCTGTCCCAGGGTGACCTCGCCGGCGAGGGCGTCTCGGCCAGCTACGTGTCGCTGGTGGAGAGCGGTCACCGGATCCCCAGCCTCAAGGCGGCCAAGGTCATCGCCGGGCGGCTCGGGGTCACGCTGGAGGAGCTGTGCGAGCCCGAGGCCCGGGACCGGCAGCGCACCCACCGGCTCCAGCTGGTCGGGCTGCTCGTGGCGGCCCGCTCCAGCCAGCTGGCCGGCGACTGGGCCGAGGCCCGCTCCCAGCTGGACACCGTCGTGCGGCAGGCCGGCGACGGCGGCTTCGACGAGGTGCGCTGGGAGGCCCGCTGGGAACTGGCCACCGTGCTGGACCGCCTCGGGGCCGACGCCGAGCGCGAGGCGGTCCTGCTGGAGCTGCTGAACGACCCCATCACCACCGCCGCGCAGCTCATGCGCGCCCGCGCCGCGATCGAACTCGCCGACCTCCACCGGCGCACGGGACGGCTGTCCGACGCCGTCACCTTCGCGGAGGAGGCCTCCGGCGCCGCCGCCGGCCTCGACGCGGGCAGGCCCGAACACGTCCGGGCCCAGGTGGTGCTGCTGACGGCATACGTGGAGAGCGGGGAGTGGCACCGCGCGAAGGGCCTCGGCGACGCACTGCTCACCGAGGTGCCCTCGATCACGGCCGAGCCGCTGCGCGCGTGTGCGCTCTGGGCGGCGGCCGGCGCCCGCCACCTCGGCGGCGGCAGCGAGGCCGTCGGCCTGCTGGCCGAGGCGGAGGAGCTGCTCGGCGGGGCGGACGACGTCCGGCTGCGCATCCGCCTGGACCGGGCCCGCGCCCTGCTGGCCCTGGCCACCGGCGACGCGAGCGCCCAGGCGCTGCTGGAGCGGGCCCGCCGGGTGCAGGCGCTCGACTCCGCTCCCCCGGCCGCGACCTGGCTCGCGGCCCTGGAGGCACTGGCCGTCGTACGGTCCGGGGACGCCTCCCCGGACGAGGCGGCCGCTGCCGCCGACGCGCTGGACCCCTCCGCGCTGGGCCCCGTCGACCGGGCCCGCTGCACGGTGATCCGGGCCCGCGCCCGGCGGGCGGCGGGACAGGAGGAAGCGGCGGCCGAGGACTTCAGGTCGGCGGCCGCCGACTACGAGAAGGCCGGAGCCGTCCGGCTCGCGATGGAGACGTGGCGGGAGCTGAGCGCCCCCGGCCACGTCACCGGTCTCGACCCGCACGCCGTGCTCATGCCGTAG